The sequence ATTAGTTCCCACACAATTACTGGAAACCAAAAATGCCGTGTTTTCTATGGCTCGCACTCGATTCAACATGATCCAATGCTCCAGCCGGGGATAGGGCCATCCCGAGGTTACCAAAAACAGCTCGGCGCCCTTATCTAACATGGCCCTGAATATTTCTGGGAACCTTAAGTCATAACAGGTAGCCATCCCGATTTTACCCCAGGGAGTTCCGACCACCACCACCTCTTTTCCCCGGGATAGGATTTGACTTTCCTGCGATCCGTAACCATAAAGGTGAATTTTCTGATAGGTGGCAATCAGTTTCCCGTCTGGGCCTAAGAATAGGCTCGTGTTGAACAATTTACCATTTTTTTTCTCCACTATACTTCCGGCATGGAGGTAGAACCCGTGTTCCTTGGCCTTGGCCGCCATCCTTTGAGCTGTTTCGCCACTGAGAGCCTCTGCTTCTTCTGAATAACGGTCAAAAGAAAAGTAGCCGATATTCCAAATCTCCGGGAGGATGACGAGATCAGACCCCTTGACCTGATCCAATAAGGCCTCCGCCCGTTCAATCCGCTGAGATTTCCTCTCGTCGCCAACTTTCATCTGAATGGAAGCGATCTTCATCTTTTTCACCCCTGCAAATAATTTAATGCATGGCCCCAATAAGCATATTAAATCCCCCGGCCCATTCAGGGATGATCAAGCTCATCCCTGAAAGAAAAGCTATGAAGGAACGCCCCAGTCCT comes from Deltaproteobacteria bacterium and encodes:
- a CDS encoding carbon-nitrogen family hydrolase, whose translation is MKIASIQMKVGDERKSQRIERAEALLDQVKGSDLVILPEIWNIGYFSFDRYSEEAEALSGETAQRMAAKAKEHGFYLHAGSIVEKKNGKLFNTSLFLGPDGKLIATYQKIHLYGYGSQESQILSRGKEVVVVGTPWGKIGMATCYDLRFPEIFRAMLDKGAELFLVTSGWPYPRLEHWIMLNRVRAIENTAFLVSSNCVGTNRGAQFCGHSMMVNPWGIILTSGGDEECLLRAEIDMDKVTAVRGTFPAVSDRVL